From Labeo rohita strain BAU-BD-2019 chromosome 18, IGBB_LRoh.1.0, whole genome shotgun sequence, the proteins below share one genomic window:
- the slitrk3a gene encoding SLIT and NTRK-like protein 3, translating to MLWFTLLSTIALGWTTPIPLLDESEEIDEPCFDPCYCEVKEGIFHVHCDSKGFTNVSQISQTWTRPFKLNLAKNSMRKLYFNSFLHLNNAVSLNLGNNALQDIHVGAFNGLSILKKLFLHENKLEVFRNDTFMGLESLEYLQADYNVIKRIESGAFRNLHKLRVLILNDNLIPVLPNLLFRSVSLTHLDLRGNRLRILPYKGTLEYIGRSLMEIQLEENPWNCVCDIVQLKTWLERIPYTALVGDITCEYPFHLHGKDLREIKRSELCPLLSEAELEAKHGIPRLPFNNENVWPTKPSSMLSSFHNTASSVEYRERHVKPTKRPRPTKTPPTPRSIYPGLNQPPIAAYQTRPPIPIICPTGCMCNLHINDLGLTVNCKEKGFHNISELLPRPLNAKKLYLSGNLIQKIYRSDFWNFSSLDLLHLGNNRISYVQEGAFMNLPNLKSLYLNGNDIERLTPGMFRGLQALSYLYFEYNVIREIQPAAFSLMPNLQLVFLNDNLLRTLPVDAFAGTSLARLNLRNNYFLYLPVSGVLEHLHSIVQIDLHQNPWDCSCDIIPLKQWIEKLSSVIVVGEVTCKTPDFALGKDLRTLEAEVICPELKFTASSPVLPNDMTATSGSELGQAPVTGAVPLSVLILSLLILFISSVFVAAGLFAFVLRRRKKLPFRKRQEVDLTGIQMQCKIFEERQTASPEKPPGHVYDYIPHPVTQMCNNPIYKPREGEIEGEQFAETKENNSNYRTLLEKEKEWTMAVSNSQLNTIVTINQSGDMAGFHENGVLCPTVIDSQRPTPTVGFVDCLYGTVPKLKDMHVAHAHPPGMQYPDLQQDARLKETLLFTAGKGFPEQTQSEYLELRAKLQTKPDYLEVLEKSYRF from the coding sequence ATGCTGTGGTTTACCCTGCTAAGCACAATAGCTTTAGGATGGACTACGCCGATCCCTCTGTTGGACGAGTCGGAAGAAATAGATGAGCCTTGCTTTGACCCTTGCTACTGTGAAGTCAAGGAGGGCATTTTCCACGTCCACTGCGACAGCAAAGGATTTACAAATGTCAGCCAGATCTCCCAGACGTGGACGAGACCCTTTAAACTCAATCTGGCGAAGAACTCCATGCGCAAGCTGTATTTTAACAGCTTTTTGCACCTCAACAATGCTGTGTCACTCAATCTGGGGAATAATGCGCTGCAGGACATACATGTGGGCGCATTCAATGGCCTGAGCATCTTGAAAAAGCTATTTCTGCATGAAAACAAACTGGAGGTGTTCAGGAATGACACTTTTATGGGGCTGGAGAGCCTCGAGTATCTTCAGGCGGATTACAACGTCATCAAGAGAATAGAGAGCGGGGCGTTTCGGAACCTGCACAAACTCAGAGTACTTATTTTGAACGACAATTTGATACCCGTGCTACCCAATTTATTATTCAGGTCCGTATCTCTCACGCACCTTGACTTACGTGGCAACCGCTTGAGAATTCTACCCTACAAAGGGACGTTGGAATACATCGGTCGCAGCTTGATGGAGATTCAGCTGGAGGAAAATCCGTGGAACTGTGTGTGTGACATTGTGCAGCTCAAAACGTGGCTGGAGCGCATCCCCTACACGGCTCTGGTGGGTGACATTACGTGTGAATACCCTTTTCATTTACACGGTAAGGACCTTCGTGAGATCAAGAGGAGTGAACTTTGTCCTCTACTCTCTGAAGCAGAGCTGGAAGCCAAGCATGGCATTCCCAGATTACCGTTTAACAACGAAAACGTCTGGCCCACCAAGCCATCATCTATGTTGTCATCTTTTCATAACACAGCCTCCTCGGTAGAGTACAGAGAGAGACACGTAAAGCCGACTAAGCGGCCCAGACCCACAAAAACGCCGCCCACTCCTCGTAGCATTTACCCAGGGCTGAATCAGCCTCCAATCGCTGCCTACCAGACCAGACCCCCTATACCAATCATCTGCCCGACAGGGTGCATGTGCAATTTACACATCAATGACTTGGGCCTCACTGTCAATTGTAAAGAGAAAGGCTTCCACAACATCTCCGAGCTGCTGCCACGACCACTCAATGCCAAGAAACTCTATCTAAGTGGGAATTTGATTCAGAAAATTTACAGGTCGGATTTCTGGAACTTCTCTAGCTTGGATTTATTGCACTTGGGTAACAATCGGATATCGTACGTTCAAGAAGGCGCCTTTATGAACCTACCtaatttaaaaagcttatacTTGAATGGCAACGACATCGAAAGGCTCACCCCAGGCATGTTCCGTGGTCTGCAGGCGCTTAGCTATCTGTACTTCGAGTACAACGTTATTCGAGAGATCCAGCCGGCTGCCTTCAGCCTCATGCCAAACCTGCAGTTGGTTTTTCTCAATGACAACCTGCTGCGCACCCTGCCCGTGGATGCTTTTGCTGGCACCTCCCTGGCCAGGCTCAACCTGCGCAACAACTACTTTCTGTACCTTCCCGTGAGCGGAGTACTGGAGCATCTCCACTCCATCGTTCAGATCGACCTTCACCAGAATCCTTGGGACTGCTCTTGCGACATCATCCCGCTCAAGCAGTGGATCGAGAAGCTCAGCTCCGTCATCGTTGTGGGGGAAGTGACCTGCAAGACCCCGGACTTCGCTCTTGGCAAGGATCTGCGCACCCTTGAGGCTGAGGTCATCTGCCCCGAGTTGAAGTTCACCGCTTCTTCTCCAGTCCTGCCCAACGACATGACGGCCACCAGCGGCTCCGAGTTGGGACAAGCGCCAGTGACGGGAGCCGTTCCACTCTCGGTGCTGATTCTCAGCCTTCTGATTCTCTTTATCTCCTCCGTGTTTGTGGCCGCCGGACTTTTCGCGTTCGTCCTACGGAGGCGAAAGAAACTTCCCTTCCGGAAGCGGCAAGAGGTGGACCTCACAGGCATTCAAATGCAGTGCAAGATCTTTGAAGAAAGGCAGACCGCCTCGCCTGAGAAGCCACCCGGTCACGTCTACGACTACATCCCCCATCCCGTTACTCAAATGTGTAACAATCCAATTTACAAACCACGAGAAGGAGAGATCGAGGGCGAGCAGTTTGCAGAAACCAAggaaaataacagtaattatcGAACTCTTCTGGAAAAAGAGAAGGAATGGACAATGGCTGTGTCCAATTCCCAGCTCAACACCATTGTCACCATCAATCAGTCAGGTGACATGGCAGGCTTTCACGAGAACGGAGTGCTTTGCCCCACCGTGATTGACAGCCAGAGACCGACCCCTACGGTGGGTTTTGTAGACTGCCTGTACGGCACCGTTCCCAAATTAAAGGACATGCACGTTGCACACGCACATCCCCCCGGAATGCAATACCCTGATTTACAGCAAGACGCCAGACTAAAAGAAACATTACTTTTCACTGCGGGGAAAGGATTCCCTGAGCAAACCCAAAGTGAATACCTCGAGTTAAGGGCAAAACTCCAAACCAAGCCGGATTACCTCGAAGTCTTGGAGAAATCGTATAGATTCTAA